A section of the Rhodospirillaceae bacterium genome encodes:
- a CDS encoding DUF1223 domain-containing protein, whose product MTGFAKTVTRALAAIAVAAALAPAGALADAAKRPVVAELFTSQGCYSCPPADKFLGVLAQRPGVIALSFHVDYWNYLGWRDPYSSAEATQRQQTYASAMRRRTVYTPQIVVDGKLQAIGSYTGVIDGQIRLRQKSADDRVAVSITAGANAESLTASLEGDGGRTGDCTVWLVYFDKQHTTAIPRGENAGKTLTYYNVVREIRRVAEYRGADLDVDLPRTGAKGGRFDRVAVLVQEPDGGRIVGAAWAELK is encoded by the coding sequence ATGACCGGATTCGCCAAGACTGTTACCCGCGCGCTTGCCGCGATCGCCGTGGCCGCGGCGCTGGCCCCGGCCGGCGCCCTTGCCGATGCCGCCAAACGCCCGGTGGTCGCCGAACTGTTCACCTCGCAGGGCTGTTATTCCTGTCCGCCGGCGGACAAGTTCCTGGGCGTGCTGGCGCAGCGCCCCGGCGTGATCGCCCTCTCCTTCCACGTCGACTACTGGAACTATCTGGGCTGGCGCGATCCCTATTCGAGCGCCGAGGCGACGCAGCGCCAGCAGACCTACGCCTCGGCGATGCGCCGCCGCACCGTCTACACGCCGCAAATTGTCGTCGACGGCAAACTGCAGGCTATCGGCAGCTACACCGGTGTGATCGACGGGCAGATCCGGCTCCGGCAGAAATCGGCCGACGACCGCGTCGCCGTGTCGATCACCGCAGGCGCGAATGCGGAATCGCTCACCGCCTCCCTCGAAGGCGATGGCGGGCGCACCGGCGATTGCACTGTCTGGCTGGTGTATTTCGACAAGCAGCACACCACGGCGATCCCGCGCGGCGAGAATGCCGGCAAGACGCTGACCTATTATAACGTGGTGCGGGAAATCCGCCGGGTCGCCGAATACCGGGGCGCGGACCTCGATGTCGATTTGCCCCGCACCGGCGCAAAGGGCGGCCGCTTCGACCGGGTTGCCGTTCTGGTCCAGGAACCGGACGGCGGCCGGATCGTCGGCGCAGCCTGGGCCGAGCTGAAGTAA
- a CDS encoding helicase-related protein: MRSNSDVPGHSGRRITGILGPTNTGKTHFAMDRMLAHGSGMIGFPLRLLARENYDRAVRAAGGHAVALVTGEEKIVPPTARYFLCTVEAMPVDREVEFLAIDEIQLAADPERGHVFTDRMLQARGTVETVLIGAETVRPILNRLVPEARLIGRPRFSRLAYAGPKKITRLPPRTAAVAFSAQEVYALAEVIRRRRGGAAVVLGALSPRTRNAQVEMFQAGEVDYLVATDAIGMGLNMDVAHIAFSDLVKFDGRMRRRLTPAEIGQIAGRAGRHMQDGTFGTTANAGEFDADLIEAIESHSFDPLPFVFWRNPELSFDTVDALIQRLALPPSSPDLAPAREAEDFRTLAALSRQPGLRARLDDPAAVALLWECCQIPDFRKILGEAHNSLVSRIFMDLTGSKGRISPAWIERQVSRIDRTTGDIGALAGRIADIRTWTYVSYHSEWLDEPLRWQEQTRRIEDRLSDALHERLTERFVDKRTAILVKRLRSKQDLDAVVTASGEVVVEGITIGRMDGFRFAAAPAATGDDARAMRNAGWRALRPAIEERLGLLEAAKPKSVKLAPTGDLRWRGAVIGRLVRGEHLLRPAIRPVVGDGFDPSVRNRVAAKLESWLAAYLPFRLGAIAGPAPDGIGGQARALLYQLGEAGGHLPRRSLRSAIDGLTKTDRKALAALGIRLGAQRIYYRDLLRPRAQALLALLWAIRHDAGDFELPAFAACLETVDGLPRGLLPACGYVVAQGKAVRADRIEALWRAIARLPDGKAVTADPALAEAAGIPDAFLAAALHGLGYRPGPEANGAWCKAAARPRRRKQARPPPNPCSPFAILRELTAGR; the protein is encoded by the coding sequence ATGAGGTCGAATTCCGACGTCCCCGGCCATTCCGGCCGGCGCATTACCGGCATTCTCGGGCCGACCAACACCGGCAAGACGCATTTTGCGATGGATCGCATGCTGGCGCACGGCTCCGGCATGATCGGCTTCCCGCTGCGCCTTCTGGCCCGGGAGAATTACGACCGCGCCGTGCGCGCCGCGGGCGGCCATGCGGTGGCGCTGGTCACGGGCGAAGAGAAGATCGTCCCGCCAACGGCGCGGTATTTTCTCTGCACCGTGGAGGCGATGCCGGTGGATCGCGAGGTGGAGTTCCTGGCGATCGACGAGATCCAGCTCGCCGCCGATCCGGAACGCGGCCATGTGTTTACCGACCGGATGCTCCAGGCGCGCGGCACGGTCGAGACCGTGCTGATCGGCGCCGAGACCGTACGGCCGATCCTGAACCGTCTGGTGCCCGAAGCCCGGCTCATCGGCCGGCCGCGATTTTCCCGCCTCGCCTATGCCGGACCGAAGAAGATTACGCGCCTGCCGCCCCGCACCGCCGCCGTCGCCTTCTCGGCCCAGGAGGTCTATGCGCTGGCCGAAGTGATCCGGCGGCGGCGCGGCGGCGCGGCCGTCGTGCTGGGCGCGCTCAGTCCGCGCACGCGCAACGCCCAGGTCGAGATGTTCCAGGCCGGCGAGGTCGATTACCTGGTGGCCACCGATGCCATCGGGATGGGCCTCAACATGGATGTGGCCCACATCGCCTTTTCCGATCTGGTCAAGTTCGACGGGCGCATGCGGCGGCGGTTGACGCCGGCGGAGATCGGGCAGATCGCCGGTCGGGCCGGCCGGCACATGCAGGACGGCACCTTCGGCACGACCGCGAATGCCGGCGAATTCGATGCCGACCTGATCGAGGCGATCGAATCCCACAGTTTCGATCCGCTGCCTTTCGTGTTCTGGCGCAATCCGGAGCTGTCGTTCGATACGGTTGACGCCCTGATCCAGAGATTGGCGCTGCCGCCTTCGTCGCCGGACCTCGCGCCGGCGCGCGAAGCGGAAGACTTCCGCACCCTCGCGGCGCTGTCCCGCCAGCCCGGCCTGCGCGCCCGGCTCGACGACCCGGCGGCCGTCGCCCTGTTGTGGGAGTGCTGCCAGATTCCCGACTTCCGCAAGATCCTGGGCGAGGCGCACAACAGCCTGGTCAGCCGGATATTCATGGACCTGACGGGAAGCAAGGGGCGGATTTCGCCGGCCTGGATCGAACGGCAGGTCTCGCGGATCGACCGGACGACCGGCGATATCGGCGCGCTGGCCGGCCGGATCGCCGATATCCGCACCTGGACCTATGTGTCCTATCACAGCGAATGGCTGGACGAGCCCTTGCGCTGGCAGGAGCAGACGCGGCGGATCGAGGACCGGCTCTCGGACGCGCTGCACGAGCGGCTGACCGAACGCTTCGTCGACAAGCGCACCGCCATTCTGGTCAAACGCCTGCGCAGCAAGCAGGATCTCGACGCCGTCGTAACGGCGTCCGGCGAAGTCGTCGTCGAGGGGATCACCATCGGCCGGATGGACGGGTTCCGCTTCGCCGCTGCGCCGGCGGCGACCGGCGACGATGCCCGCGCCATGCGCAATGCCGGCTGGCGGGCGCTTCGGCCGGCGATCGAGGAACGGCTCGGCCTGCTCGAGGCGGCGAAGCCGAAATCCGTCAAGCTGGCGCCGACCGGCGACCTGCGCTGGCGCGGCGCGGTCATCGGGCGTCTGGTCAGGGGCGAACACCTTCTCCGCCCGGCGATCCGGCCGGTCGTCGGCGACGGTTTCGACCCGTCTGTCCGCAACCGGGTTGCAGCGAAGCTCGAAAGCTGGCTTGCGGCCTATCTGCCCTTCCGCCTGGGGGCGATCGCCGGCCCGGCGCCGGACGGCATCGGCGGCCAGGCCCGGGCCCTGCTGTACCAATTGGGCGAGGCGGGCGGCCACCTGCCGCGGCGCAGCCTTCGGTCGGCGATCGACGGGTTGACGAAAACGGACCGCAAGGCGCTGGCCGCGCTCGGGATCAGGCTGGGCGCCCAGCGCATCTACTATCGCGACCTGCTGCGGCCCCGGGCGCAGGCGCTGCTCGCCCTGTTGTGGGCGATCCGCCACGATGCCGGGGATTTTGAGCTTCCGGCGTTTGCGGCCTGCCTCGAAACGGTCGACGGCCTGCCGCGCGGCCTGCTGCCGGCCTGCGGCTATGTCGTTGCGCAGGGCAAGGCGGTGCGCGCCGACCGGATCGAAGCGTTATGGCGTGCGATCGCCCGCCTGCCGGACGGCAAGGCAGTGACGGCGGACCCTGCGCTCGCGGAAGCCGCCGGCATTCCGGATGCCTTTCTCGCCGCGGCGCTGCACGGCCTTGGCTACCGCCCCGGTCCGGAGGCCAACGGCGCCTGGTGCAAGGCGGCTGCCCGGCCGCGCAGGCGCAAGCAAGCGCGCCCGCCGCCCAACCCTTGCTCGCCGTTCGCCATCCTGCGCGAACTCACGGCGGGCCGCTGA
- a CDS encoding RNA-binding S4 domain-containing protein, translating to MPESPTAANAGPDNIGPRIDKWLWHARFFKTRTLANKLCNGGKLRVNSAPIAKAHYRVRRGDVLTFPQGGRIRVVEVRAFGMRRGPAAEAQALYEDLAPALPRRTIDEAGQDSTSAAPHREAGSGRPTKADRRAIDRLRDRP from the coding sequence ATGCCGGAGTCCCCGACTGCTGCTAATGCCGGGCCGGACAATATCGGGCCGCGCATCGACAAGTGGCTGTGGCACGCGCGCTTCTTCAAGACCCGGACCCTCGCTAACAAGCTGTGCAACGGCGGCAAGCTGCGGGTAAACAGCGCGCCGATCGCCAAGGCGCACTACCGGGTCCGGCGCGGCGATGTGCTGACCTTTCCGCAGGGCGGCCGGATCAGGGTCGTCGAAGTTCGTGCGTTCGGCATGCGGCGCGGGCCCGCCGCTGAAGCGCAGGCGTTGTACGAGGACCTGGCGCCGGCACTGCCCCGGCGCACGATCGACGAAGCCGGGCAGGACAGCACGTCTGCCGCGCCGCACCGGGAAGCCGGCTCGGGCCGGCCGACCAAGGCCGACCGCCGGGCCATCGACCGTTTGCGCGACCGGCCCTGA
- a CDS encoding TerC family protein, with amino-acid sequence MIDLLSDPNVWISLATLTALEIVLGIDNLIFIAILADRLPERQRPAARRLGLGAALVTRLALLFVITWLAGLNQALFAVFGEEISWRDIVLIAGGLFLIGKATMEIDHDLEGGHKNRPAKIWGGFGVVIAQIAVIDIVFSLDSVITAVGMARHIEVMVAAIVIAILVMLLASEPVGRFVAAHPTIKMLALSFLILVGVMLVADGAGLHIPKGYLYFAMAFALGVETLNLLARKARARKRG; translated from the coding sequence ATGATCGACCTTCTTTCCGATCCCAATGTCTGGATCAGCCTGGCGACGCTGACCGCGCTCGAAATCGTCCTCGGCATCGACAACCTGATCTTCATCGCCATCCTGGCCGATCGCCTGCCCGAGCGGCAGCGCCCGGCGGCACGCCGGCTCGGCCTCGGCGCGGCGCTGGTCACCCGCCTGGCGCTGCTGTTCGTCATCACCTGGCTGGCGGGCCTCAACCAGGCGCTGTTCGCCGTCTTCGGCGAGGAGATTTCCTGGCGCGACATCGTGCTGATCGCCGGCGGCCTGTTCCTGATCGGCAAGGCGACGATGGAGATCGATCACGATCTGGAAGGCGGGCACAAGAACCGGCCGGCGAAAATCTGGGGCGGTTTCGGCGTCGTCATCGCCCAGATCGCGGTGATCGATATCGTGTTCTCGCTCGATTCGGTGATCACGGCGGTCGGCATGGCGCGCCATATCGAGGTGATGGTCGCCGCCATCGTCATCGCCATTCTCGTGATGCTGCTGGCGTCCGAACCGGTCGGCCGCTTCGTCGCCGCCCACCCGACGATCAAGATGCTGGCGCTGTCCTTCCTGATCCTGGTCGGCGTCATGCTGGTCGCCGACGGCGCCGGCCTGCACATCCCCAAGGGCTACCTGTATTTCGCCATGGCCTTCGCACTCGGGGTCGAGACCCTCAACCTGCTGGCGCGCAAGGCGCGGGCGCGAAAGCGCGGTTGA
- a CDS encoding FkbM family methyltransferase: MADREKAAIEAAAAAVRRLPVKSRNRLLFDLLTEAGATGIVIPGANGEIEGAIADRTVILKYLKNKSWSVEAMRLMQAVYAAQGPGSWIDLGANIGAMTIPAALAGAKCHAVEPEPANLRLLRRNVERNGVAGRVTVHEAAAWHEAAELAFEIAPANLGDHRVRTAAPGSGSAYGEAARPTVTVSARPVDALIDAGSLAGPVLVKVDVQGAEAQALAGGAALFGRADLALMEYWPYGLRRLGTEPAALFAAVAGHFPYAALLADDQAPESVRLVRLDDLTADLLAAEESNRTVALDLVLSKERTPLWTG; encoded by the coding sequence ATGGCTGACAGGGAGAAAGCGGCGATCGAAGCGGCGGCGGCCGCGGTGCGCAGGCTACCGGTCAAGAGCCGGAACCGGCTGCTCTTCGACCTGCTGACCGAAGCCGGCGCGACCGGAATCGTGATTCCCGGCGCAAACGGCGAGATCGAAGGCGCGATCGCCGACCGGACGGTCATCCTGAAATACCTGAAGAACAAGTCCTGGTCGGTCGAAGCCATGCGGCTGATGCAGGCGGTCTATGCCGCGCAGGGGCCGGGCAGCTGGATCGATCTCGGCGCCAACATCGGCGCCATGACGATTCCGGCGGCGCTCGCGGGCGCGAAATGCCACGCCGTCGAGCCGGAGCCGGCGAACCTGCGCTTGCTGCGCCGGAACGTCGAGCGTAACGGCGTTGCCGGCCGCGTGACGGTGCATGAGGCGGCGGCCTGGCACGAGGCGGCCGAACTGGCGTTCGAGATTGCGCCCGCCAACCTGGGCGATCACCGGGTGCGCACGGCCGCGCCCGGCAGCGGCAGCGCCTACGGCGAGGCCGCGCGCCCGACCGTGACGGTTTCCGCCCGCCCGGTCGACGCGCTGATCGATGCCGGCAGCCTCGCCGGCCCGGTGCTGGTCAAGGTCGATGTCCAGGGCGCCGAGGCGCAGGCGCTGGCCGGCGGCGCGGCCCTGTTCGGCCGGGCGGACCTCGCCCTCATGGAATACTGGCCCTACGGCCTGCGCCGTCTCGGCACCGAACCGGCTGCGCTGTTCGCCGCCGTGGCCGGGCACTTTCCCTACGCCGCCCTGCTGGCCGACGACCAGGCGCCCGAATCCGTTCGGCTTGTACGGCTCGACGATCTGACCGCCGATCTGCTCGCCGCTGAAGAGTCGAACCGCACCGTCGCGCTGGATCTGGTGCTGAGCAAGGAGCGGACGCCGCTATGGACTGGCTGA
- a CDS encoding DUF1772 domain-containing protein, with the protein MTAKQILLPLAFLALLATGAIFGFFFAWVCSTMWGLDSADPRVAIAAMQAMNASVRNWVFAPAFFGTPVLLAAAASVAWIVQARRSALYIGLACALYLAGGLALTMLANVPMNEALASVKIPADAAAADAIWSNYSAEWQLWNIARTAVCAVVLLLVGAAFLRLRDSGPERAAHG; encoded by the coding sequence ATGACGGCGAAGCAAATCCTGCTGCCTCTGGCGTTCCTTGCTCTGCTGGCCACGGGCGCCATCTTCGGCTTCTTCTTCGCTTGGGTCTGCTCGACGATGTGGGGCCTGGACAGCGCCGATCCGCGGGTCGCGATCGCGGCGATGCAGGCGATGAATGCTTCGGTGCGCAACTGGGTGTTCGCCCCGGCCTTTTTCGGGACGCCGGTCTTACTCGCCGCCGCCGCTTCGGTGGCCTGGATAGTTCAGGCTCGGCGCTCGGCGCTGTATATCGGCCTTGCCTGCGCCCTCTATCTGGCGGGCGGACTGGCGCTGACGATGCTGGCCAACGTGCCGATGAACGAGGCGCTCGCATCGGTGAAAATTCCGGCGGATGCCGCGGCGGCCGACGCGATCTGGTCGAACTACTCCGCGGAATGGCAACTGTGGAACATCGCCAGGACCGCGGTGTGCGCCGTCGTCCTGCTGCTGGTCGGTGCGGCCTTTCTCAGGTTGCGCGACAGCGGCCCGGAGCGCGCGGCGCATGGCTGA
- a CDS encoding pyridoxal phosphate-dependent aminotransferase encodes MPLIASRLSRIKPSQTLAVSAKARDLKAAGRDVIGLGAGEPDFDTPDPIKDGAIEAIRNGATKYTNVDGTPELKAAIAAKFGRDNGLDYAPEQITVGTGGKQVLYNALMATLDPGDEVIIPAPYWVSYPDMVLLADGTPVPVDCPADSGFLLTPEALEAAIGPKTKWLILNSPSNPTGAAYDRDAMKGLTDVLMRHPHVHVMTDDMYEKLVYGNFTFVTPAQVEPGLYDRTLTVNGVSKAYAMTGWRIGFAGGPEALIKAMAKVQGQSTSNPSSVSQAAALTALTGPEDYLPERNAAFMERRDAVVEALNAVPELTCRRPDGAFYVFPSCAGAIGRTGPSGKVIETDEDFVTELLEAEGVAVVQGAAFGLSPYFRISYATSLDALKEACVRIARFCAALK; translated from the coding sequence ATGCCGCTCATCGCCTCGCGACTGTCGCGCATCAAGCCGTCCCAGACCCTGGCCGTGTCGGCGAAGGCGCGTGATCTGAAAGCCGCCGGGCGCGACGTGATCGGCCTCGGCGCCGGCGAGCCGGATTTCGATACGCCCGACCCGATCAAGGACGGCGCGATCGAGGCGATCCGCAACGGCGCAACCAAATACACCAACGTCGACGGCACGCCGGAACTCAAGGCGGCGATTGCCGCCAAGTTCGGGCGCGACAACGGTCTGGACTATGCGCCGGAGCAGATCACCGTCGGCACCGGCGGCAAGCAGGTGCTCTACAACGCGCTGATGGCAACGCTCGATCCGGGCGACGAGGTCATCATCCCGGCGCCCTACTGGGTCTCCTATCCCGACATGGTGCTGCTCGCCGACGGCACGCCGGTGCCGGTGGATTGCCCGGCGGACAGCGGCTTCCTGCTGACGCCGGAGGCGCTGGAAGCGGCCATCGGACCGAAGACCAAGTGGCTGATCCTGAACAGCCCGTCCAACCCGACCGGCGCGGCCTACGACCGGGATGCCATGAAGGGGCTGACCGACGTGCTGATGCGCCATCCCCACGTCCATGTCATGACCGACGACATGTACGAGAAGCTGGTCTACGGCAATTTCACCTTCGTCACGCCGGCCCAGGTCGAACCCGGCCTGTACGACCGGACGCTGACGGTGAACGGCGTTTCCAAGGCCTACGCCATGACCGGCTGGCGGATCGGCTTTGCCGGCGGGCCGGAAGCGCTGATCAAGGCGATGGCGAAGGTGCAGGGCCAGAGCACGTCGAACCCGAGCTCGGTGAGCCAGGCTGCGGCGCTGACGGCGCTGACCGGGCCGGAGGATTATCTGCCGGAGCGCAACGCCGCCTTCATGGAACGGCGCGATGCGGTTGTCGAAGCGCTCAACGCGGTGCCGGAGCTGACCTGCCGCCGGCCGGACGGCGCCTTCTACGTCTTTCCGAGCTGCGCCGGTGCGATCGGCAGGACCGGGCCGAGCGGCAAGGTCATCGAAACCGACGAGGATTTCGTTACCGAACTGCTGGAGGCGGAGGGCGTCGCGGTCGTACAGGGCGCAGCCTTCGGCCTGTCGCCCTATTTCCGGATTTCCTACGCCACGTCCCTCGACGCGCTGAAGGAAGCCTGCGTCCGGATCGCGCGTTTCTGCGCGGCGCTGAAATAG
- a CDS encoding LLM class flavin-dependent oxidoreductase translates to MKVFFFHLMPYAEVDLDEVRKVGTSWVKLSNRHYDPEKGAMLYERYLNQLERAEELGFDGIGVNEHHQTAYGMMPSPIVMASSLARRTHRVKICILGSALPLRQHPLTLAEEHAMIDTLTRGRLITGFVRGIGAEYHVFGVDPTSSHERFHEAHDLIIRAWTETGPFEFSGKHYKHRYVNTWPRPYQQPHPPVWIPSQGSQETIDFAAHPDRRYTYLQTFSPAAAVKKYLDLYRVRAQEYGYVANDSQLGWAVPIYVGETDESAVAEAKPHFENFRNCFARMPIEFLLPPGYTSRASMKRIAVAKKAMFGDLAIVPAMEMGMMVCGSAATVRDRLIDYFGDMGFGNLIALLQFGTLPAELTDANMDRFASGVMPALQALGERPVEQRRVA, encoded by the coding sequence ATGAAGGTCTTCTTCTTCCACCTGATGCCCTATGCCGAAGTCGATCTCGACGAGGTCCGGAAGGTCGGCACCTCCTGGGTCAAGCTGTCGAACCGGCATTACGACCCGGAGAAGGGCGCGATGCTCTACGAGCGCTATCTGAACCAGCTCGAACGGGCCGAGGAACTGGGTTTCGACGGCATCGGCGTGAACGAGCACCACCAGACCGCCTACGGCATGATGCCGTCGCCCATCGTCATGGCGTCGTCGCTCGCCCGGCGCACCCACCGGGTCAAGATCTGCATCCTCGGCAGCGCGCTGCCGCTGCGCCAGCATCCGCTGACGCTGGCCGAGGAGCACGCGATGATCGACACGCTGACCCGCGGCCGGCTCATCACCGGCTTCGTGCGCGGCATCGGCGCGGAGTACCACGTCTTCGGCGTCGACCCGACATCGAGCCACGAGCGCTTCCACGAGGCCCACGACCTGATTATCCGGGCCTGGACCGAGACCGGGCCGTTCGAATTCTCCGGCAAGCACTACAAGCACCGCTATGTGAACACCTGGCCCCGGCCCTACCAGCAGCCGCACCCGCCGGTCTGGATTCCGTCCCAGGGCAGCCAGGAGACCATCGACTTCGCCGCCCATCCGGACCGGCGCTACACCTATCTGCAAACCTTCAGCCCGGCCGCGGCGGTGAAGAAATATCTCGATCTCTACCGCGTCCGGGCGCAGGAATACGGCTATGTCGCCAACGACAGCCAGCTCGGCTGGGCGGTGCCGATCTATGTCGGCGAGACCGACGAAAGCGCAGTCGCCGAGGCGAAGCCGCATTTCGAGAATTTCCGTAACTGCTTCGCCCGCATGCCGATCGAGTTCCTGCTGCCGCCGGGCTATACCTCGCGCGCGTCGATGAAGCGGATCGCCGTTGCCAAGAAGGCCATGTTCGGGGACCTCGCCATCGTGCCTGCGATGGAGATGGGCATGATGGTCTGCGGCAGCGCGGCGACCGTGCGCGACCGGCTGATCGACTATTTCGGCGACATGGGCTTCGGCAACCTGATCGCGCTGCTCCAGTTCGGCACCCTGCCGGCCGAGCTGACCGACGCCAATATGGACCGCTTCGCCTCGGGCGTGATGCCCGCCCTGCAGGCGCTCGGCGAACGCCCGGTCGAGCAGCGCCGGGTCGCGTAG
- a CDS encoding alpha/beta hydrolase, with product MSKLTNSTETVRDCTVSLLRGGSGPPLLFLHGAGGGGIELPFMTRLAERYDLIAPEHPGFGGSDEPDWFDNIHDVAYFYLDFLEHLDLAGVHLAGMSLGGWIAMEVAVRSTARLASLTLVCPAGVHVPGLATGDPFAWSPEETFRQGFHDRAFAEAAIARLPEAVEADDIWLKNRSSFARLAWEPRLHDPHLPKWLHRIDVPTHIVWGAHDNILSADHAEAIAGMIPGAGVTVVPEAAISCISRRPMRWLPPSRPMRKESEP from the coding sequence GTGTCCAAGCTAACGAATTCGACCGAGACCGTCCGCGATTGCACCGTCAGCCTGCTGCGCGGCGGCAGCGGCCCGCCGCTCCTGTTCCTGCACGGCGCCGGGGGCGGCGGCATCGAACTGCCGTTCATGACGCGGCTTGCCGAGCGCTACGACCTGATCGCGCCGGAGCATCCCGGCTTCGGCGGATCGGACGAGCCGGACTGGTTCGACAACATCCACGACGTCGCCTACTTCTACCTCGATTTCCTTGAGCATCTCGATCTCGCCGGGGTGCATCTGGCCGGCATGTCGCTCGGCGGCTGGATCGCGATGGAAGTGGCCGTCCGCAGCACCGCCCGGCTGGCCAGCCTGACCCTGGTCTGCCCGGCCGGCGTCCATGTGCCGGGGCTGGCGACCGGCGATCCCTTCGCCTGGTCGCCGGAGGAGACCTTCCGGCAGGGCTTCCACGACCGGGCGTTTGCCGAGGCCGCGATCGCCCGGCTGCCCGAAGCGGTCGAGGCCGACGATATCTGGCTCAAGAACCGGTCGTCCTTCGCCCGCCTCGCCTGGGAACCGCGGCTGCACGATCCCCATCTGCCGAAATGGCTGCACCGGATCGACGTGCCGACGCATATCGTCTGGGGTGCCCACGACAACATCCTGTCCGCCGATCACGCCGAAGCCATCGCCGGTATGATTCCCGGCGCCGGCGTCACCGTCGTGCCCGAGGCGGCCATTTCCTGCATATCGAGAAGGCCGATGCGCTGGTTGCCGCCATCGAGGCCCATGCGCAAGGAGAGTGAGCCATGA
- a CDS encoding aminotransferase class IV, translating into MAQTLAADHRAHAAAAPSLLPVQEIMATRPEHRRMPHDAAYAGGAAYVIDRFTPLDRAGVPIADLGFNRGDAVYDVVSVSRGSFFRLADHQRRFAASCKRVRLTNPLAAEEERAVLNRLVALAGYRDAYVWWGVTRGATPQRAADRTDPANFANRFFAYAIPYVFIADDERRSRGADAVVSREYFRIPPSSVDPRAKNLNGLDFAMSLFEAGDRGAEWSLLTDGAGNLTEAPGSNIFVVSNGTVATPEDWCLEGITRMTALELVRDLSREVEVRKVAVAELMQADEAFLTSSAGGIVPLNSVDGVALAGGPGPGPLTRALHDRYWQKRWEGWHGTPVDYAAA; encoded by the coding sequence ATGGCGCAAACGCTTGCCGCCGACCACCGGGCGCACGCCGCTGCCGCGCCATCGCTGCTGCCCGTGCAGGAGATCATGGCGACTCGCCCGGAGCACCGGCGCATGCCGCACGACGCGGCATACGCAGGCGGCGCGGCTTACGTCATCGACCGGTTCACGCCGCTCGACCGGGCGGGCGTGCCGATCGCCGACCTCGGATTCAACCGCGGCGATGCGGTCTACGACGTCGTCTCGGTGAGCCGCGGGTCCTTCTTCCGCCTCGCCGATCACCAGCGGCGCTTCGCCGCCTCCTGCAAGCGCGTGCGGCTGACCAACCCGCTCGCGGCCGAAGAGGAACGGGCCGTCCTCAACCGCCTGGTGGCGCTGGCCGGATACCGGGACGCCTATGTCTGGTGGGGCGTGACCCGCGGGGCGACGCCGCAGCGCGCCGCGGACCGCACGGACCCGGCGAACTTCGCCAACCGCTTCTTCGCCTACGCTATCCCCTATGTCTTCATCGCCGACGACGAACGCCGTTCGCGGGGCGCCGACGCGGTCGTCAGTCGGGAGTATTTCCGGATTCCCCCGAGTTCGGTCGATCCCCGCGCCAAGAACCTGAACGGCCTCGATTTCGCGATGTCCCTGTTCGAGGCCGGCGACCGCGGCGCCGAGTGGTCGCTGCTCACCGACGGCGCGGGCAACCTCACCGAGGCGCCCGGTTCCAACATCTTCGTGGTCAGCAACGGCACCGTGGCGACCCCCGAGGACTGGTGCCTGGAAGGCATCACCCGCATGACGGCGCTGGAGCTCGTCCGGGATCTCAGCCGCGAGGTCGAGGTGCGCAAGGTTGCCGTGGCCGAGTTGATGCAGGCGGACGAGGCTTTCCTGACCTCGAGCGCCGGCGGGATCGTACCGCTCAACAGCGTCGACGGTGTCGCGCTCGCCGGCGGTCCGGGCCCCGGACCGCTGACCCGCGCGCTGCACGACCGCTACTGGCAGAAGCGCTGGGAAGGCTGGCACGGCACCCCGGTGGACTACGCCGCCGCGTGA
- a CDS encoding prolyl-tRNA synthetase associated domain-containing protein, producing MTDPRERLFRRFDELGIDAVAVPYPAHRTVEEGKALRGDMAGTFTKNLLLKDKKGRLFLIVAHEDQDLDLKTLHKRLGANGRMGFAPADLVERVLGVMPGALTPLAVLNDDRGQVTVAIEAGLMDAGQLNFHPLVNTESIGLEPAELVAFIASCGRAAIAADLGGMADVGPLN from the coding sequence ATGACCGACCCGCGCGAGCGCCTCTTCCGCCGCTTCGACGAACTCGGCATCGACGCCGTCGCGGTGCCCTATCCGGCGCACCGGACCGTCGAAGAGGGCAAGGCGCTGCGCGGCGACATGGCCGGGACGTTCACCAAGAACCTTCTGCTGAAGGACAAGAAGGGCCGCCTGTTCCTGATCGTCGCCCATGAGGACCAGGACCTCGATCTCAAGACGCTGCACAAGCGCCTTGGTGCGAACGGCCGCATGGGGTTCGCGCCCGCCGATCTGGTGGAACGCGTGCTCGGCGTCATGCCCGGCGCGCTGACGCCGCTCGCGGTGCTGAACGACGACCGGGGCCAAGTGACCGTCGCGATCGAAGCCGGTCTGATGGATGCCGGCCAACTGAATTTTCACCCGCTGGTCAACACCGAGAGCATCGGCCTCGAACCGGCGGAACTGGTGGCCTTCATCGCCTCGTGCGGACGCGCGGCCATCGCTGCGGACCTCGGCGGCATGGCGGACGTCGGTCCGCTGAACTAG